A genomic stretch from Caldicellulosiruptoraceae bacterium PP1 includes:
- a CDS encoding 2-oxoacid:acceptor oxidoreductase family protein, protein MGKMVEIRWHGRGGQGAKTASLLLAEAAFNTGKYVQGFPEYGPERMGAPITAYNRISDERITIHSNIYEPDYVVVVDETLIGDVDVTKGLKKEGAIIVNTSKTPEEIKKLLGNYDGKVYTIDAKTISVDCLGKYFPNIPVLGAVIKVTQVISEEEAKKDMEGSLKHKFATKPEVIEGNMKAFLRGMQEVQG, encoded by the coding sequence ATGGGCAAGATGGTTGAAATTAGATGGCATGGCCGTGGAGGTCAAGGTGCCAAAACAGCTTCATTGCTTTTAGCAGAAGCAGCATTCAATACAGGCAAATATGTACAAGGTTTTCCAGAATACGGCCCAGAAAGAATGGGTGCTCCAATAACAGCTTACAACAGAATCAGTGATGAAAGAATAACAATTCACAGCAATATATATGAACCTGATTATGTTGTTGTAGTTGACGAAACATTAATTGGTGATGTTGATGTTACAAAAGGATTAAAAAAAGAAGGAGCAATTATTGTAAATACATCAAAAACACCAGAAGAAATCAAGAAACTATTAGGTAACTATGACGGGAAGGTATATACTATAGATGCAAAAACAATTTCAGTTGATTGCCTAGGAAAGTATTTCCCTAACATACCAGTGCTTGGCGCAGTTATAAAAGTTACACAAGTAATAAGTGAAGAAGAAGCAAAAAAAGATATGGAAGGTTCATTAAAGCATAAGTTTGCTACTAAACCTGAAGTTATAGAAGGTAACATGAAGGCATTTTTAAGAGGAATGCAGGAGGTGCAAGGATAA